The Vitis vinifera cultivar Pinot Noir 40024 chromosome 16, ASM3070453v1 DNA segment TTCTTTTGTGAATTCATCAAACAGTTCCAATTCCACCATTCAACAAAACACAACCTTGGCATTCCCCGAGAAAGGATGCTAATTTGGAATAACTTttagtattatttaaaatgtgCTAGATTTACAGTATCAACCCGAGACAGAGCAGAGTTAAGCTCATGATTGATTGTATTAACGCTTGTTTCTATATGTGATAGAAAATTTGGAGGATAAGCTGAGTTCATTCTACTGCAGGcaaaacctttttcttttctttcccccTTGTTAACTTATTTATCTTGTTGCAACAGGAGCTATGATAGCTTGCAAATTGGCAGCAACCGTGCCTGATAGAGTTCTGTCTTTGGCTTTACTGAATGTAACAGGTGGTGGTTTTGAATGTTTTCCAAAGGTATTATGTCTTTGTCGGTATCTTACAGTCGGATATGTACAGTTCTCCTTTAACTGCAGATCATTAATGTGTGTAAACATTGAATGAATACAAATTTATTGGTTTTCTCCCAAGTAGATATCATTTCATTATCACCATTTTAGTGAACATAAGAAAACAGTGTAGAAGTTAAAGTTCAAGGGCTTAACGTTTTCTTGTTGAGCTCCTTCCACTGATATCATATCTGTAAAGCATGCATCGAACATGTCCAAGTTGGACATGGTCAGGCCTAATGGTCCTGACTGATTTCAAGACAAATTCAAGTTAGGCAAATTCAACCTGAGCTAGTTTTGGGCTCACACCCTTGTTGAACTTATCAATGGTCAaactattttcctttatttatttttatttttttgcagcTTGACCGAAAGACTCTATCGATCGCAATCCGTTTCTTGAAGGCAAAAACTCCTGAGCAAAGGGCAGCTGTTGACTTAGATACTCATTACACAGAGGTCAATAATGTTCTTTTTCTTGTCTATTTGTgctattatataaattatttatagatGATTGCTGAGGAGTACTCGAAAGGCAGTTTTTAAATCAAATGGTTTGATCTTTGCTCAAAAAACAGactctccttctctctctctctagtttTTTTGCCAAGTTTCATTATTGGCTTGGGTGGATGATTATAGTGACAGTAGGATTCTACTCTGGCTCAAGTTGATACAGTAGTAATTTTTACCTGCTGGCCTCAATTCTGATATTGAGTTAAAGACAATTTTTGCATACGAACGTTTAAATCTTTAAATATTAACTTAGCTTTGTTTCATTTTAAGCCAGTCAAATCTCAGAAATGGAATTTATTTGCAGTCAGGTTGTAAACTGAAGAATTTGATTGCAATTtctattagaaaaagaaaaaaagagaatatgatTTACTTTTCTTCTGCGGCTTACAGAAAACTCATGGGATTTCACCTTGATGTACAGGAATATCTTGAGGAATTCATTGGACCTAACACGAGAAGAGATATTTTGTATCAAGTAAGGATACTATATAGATGACCGACATTAACTTATGCATTATAATCACATTCTTGAAGTTAAAAGTGGACAAAGTTACTTTTCTTCTGATTGATACGTCTGACAAGATGTTGCCAACCTTCATGTCCGATGAATATTAGATTTCCAGCTCTACTGAGGACACATGCTAAAATGTAAAGCAGCATGGCGAGATATAAATTTGTATATGTATGCAAGCTATTGGAAACTCTCATTTGTTCCCTGATTACATGTTTTCTGAACTAATGTTTTAGAGGACTATTCAGAAGAGTATTAACATCTTTATCCTTAAAAAGGACTAGCATATTGGAAGTTTGTTTCCAGGATCTCAAAGACGATAAACTTCCTTTTCTAAGTCTAGCAGTTGCTTGTTTGCAATCATCATGTGGAAGTTCATTATGGGTCAAAAAAAGATTAAGTTGGGACGATAATCTTGGGCTCTCAACTTATGTTGATGCTCTTCTTTGTCTTATTGACATCATAATAGCTCAATTAATTGTTGGCAGTGACCATGTTGCAATGTGCATTCTAAATTCACTCGAAACCGCTGTCTTATTGACATCATAATAGCTCAATTAATTGTTGGCAGTGACCATGTTGCATTGCGGATTCTAAATTCACTTGAAACCCGCCTTATGCAGGAATATGTGAAAGGTATATCATCGACTGGGATGCAATCCAATCATGGTTTTGAAGGTCAAATTAATGCATGCTGGACACATAAAATGACAAAAGCAGAACTTGAATTGATCCGCACGGCTGGGTTTCTTATATCAGTTATTCATGGCAGGTATGTgcttagaatttaaaattactGCTCATCTATCCTACTGGCTTCGAGATTTATAATACTTTCTCAGAAAACTTACTAGAGCTCCCCTGGATGCATAGATATGACATCATTGCTCAAATATGTCACGCAAGGCGACTTGCAGAGAAGCTTCAGCCTTGTGCTAAAATGATTGAGCTTCATGGGGGACATCTAGTGAGCCATGAGAGGACTGAAGAGGTACCTTATGACATTTTCAacataaaatttttcttaattctgCTTTGTGAAGCtgaatttttgtaaattttaaaataaaattttaggtCAATCAAGCTCTTCTTGAGTTGATTAATGCATCAGAAACAAAGATTAGCCCGCATGATTGGACAAATTTGACCAAGGAAACCTCTGGTAAGGATTACTGAGGatcttttcctctttcttgtATGTTTGTGCATTTCTATGGAATCAAATATCCTCTGCTGACACACGCTGTTCTAATTCAGGGTGCCTAGTCACATGGATGTCACGTAGAAGAACCGATGCCGATGGAGGAAGCAGTCCATGTTTCTTGTTTTCAATTCTAGAAAAGCTTCATCTTTGCATATTGTACCTGTTTGGTCTCTTCATGTTGGCACAGGAATATGGAAGAAGAGCTTTGAGACGTATAAAACCAGTTGGAGTTGGAGCTTCCGTCAAATAAGCTGATGTAAGAATAAAACCCTAGTTATTTTCTGGTAGTACAATTCATCTTTCTCGCCTACCCTGATATTTTCACTTCATTCTGTTCAAATACATACTTCCATACCATTATAGGGAGCTCAACAGCTTTGTGTCCCTTGACTTTGTAGGGACTAAATTAGTTTCTGAGCCCAGAAACATCGGCTTTCTGATTTAAGCAATTGACCCATCATACTGCCTGCTTGGCAAAGTTATGAAGAACACGATGAACTGAACCGACCAGATTTTCTATGACTAGATTTCCATCCAACAACAATGGAGGGAGATCAGAATGGCCAGTATGTACTAACACTGAAAGGGGAAGGTTTGCAGGAAGAGGATGGCAGACAAAAAGCATCCCTCTCTCCTTCACCTCGTGGTTCTATGTACCATGATTCAAGAATGGTTTTACACTAAGCTTAAAAAGATTATCTCACTTGTAGTTTTTTGAATCTCTATACATCTACGAGTCTagtccataaaaataaaaaataaaataaaacttacaATTGTGTTTTTATGAAGCAGACGGAAAAAAGGCCAACAATCAAATTTGGCCAAAAACACAGGTAGAATGGGGAAAGTCTTTTTAGTCTAAACCCTAAATACAGAGCACTTCTGAATTAGTTTGAAAACTGAGCCGGGAAACTCAGACTATGGACCTTACAGGAGGTTTTGGATGCCAAGCAACCCACCCCAAGCCATCCCACACAGGAAAAAACAAATGGCCATTTGGATTATGCATATCAAAGAACTTTCAAGAGACAGAACAGCGCAGGCAGAACTTGATGACAAGAAGTCAGAGTACATACCTCAGTCCATAATAGATAAGCCTGCACTACACTATTCATTCTTCacagggagagagagaaagagaggcaGCAactgaaaaagagagagagagagagagaggtgcaAATCACTTACCTGATGAGCCTGCAACAACAGCATGCCTACGCTCTTTATTCCTCACataaagggagagagagagagagagagagagagtagagAAGAGAGGCAAGAAGTTCATTattcaaagaaagagagagagagagggagagggagaggagATTCTCAAGTCTCCCAATAATATTCCATTGCTTCCAAAAGGAGAACAGCATTCCATGCCCACCAATGGATAATATACTAGTGGAATATACTAAGATGCTCTTATCTTATCATATCATATTACTCtatgatatttattttcatgAATATGTAGCGTAGTCAACAAACCATATCCTTATGATTAtgctataaaataataaaaacgaTTGCTTACTGAAAGAGTGATTTTTCCATTCTGAATTACACTATTCATGTGATGCTGATTTCAGGAAATTATGGtagtattaaataataaaaatgattgtttaCGTAGTTTTAACAATTTTACCAAATCGCTAGAATAGTAGAGTTCATTTTCCACCATAATCTTCATTATATAGTATTAAATTTAATGTGATGGTCTTTTGAGATGGATTATTATTTAAAGGATGGAgagatttaattattttatatatgaaaatatttaaatcttaaaaccctttttcttaAAAGTTGTAACCTTCAAACACCAAACacctttaataaaataaaaaaaagaagaagaaaaccaatATTGGAATTCCAATGGTatcttttatcattattattattaactatttaaaaatatgttatattaatcaatgatttaaattatatgtcacattaatattttcatatgataatttaaatttttccttaaatatttttttttgcggtcaataaaataatttcaacccGCCCAAAAAGAAGTTATCGACTTATTGTACCCAACAAAATGACCtggtttcttttttcaattaacAAAGCAATAGTGGGTCGAGTGTGGGTTAATTTCAACCCACCCAAATGGAGTTGTCGAGTGAGGGTTAATTTCAATCACTAATTCGGATCGGGTCGTTTATGGTTTAATTCCACACCCACCACCCTAAAGGATTTATCGTTTCATCTTTTTCCCCCCGAAACCTAGTA contains these protein-coding regions:
- the LOC100255632 gene encoding uncharacterized protein LOC100255632 isoform X1, whose product is MPFCRVGHYQNAGDTGGNNGIGIYYRTYGHGPIKVLLIIGLAGTHDSWGPQIRGLTGTETPNDDDDSGADGRGPGEDGDGGCNGGIEVCAFDNRGMGQSFVPTKKSEYTTKIMAKDAIALMDHLGWRKAHIFGHSMGAMIACKLAATVPDRVLSLALLNVTGGGFECFPKLDRKTLSIAIRFLKAKTPEQRAAVDLDTHYTEEYLEEFIGPNTRRDILYQEYVKGISSTGMQSNHGFEGQINACWTHKMTKAELELIRTAGFLISVIHGRYDIIAQICHARRLAEKLQPCAKMIELHGGHLVSHERTEEVNQALLELINASETKISPHDWTNLTKETSGCLVTWMSRRRTDADGGSSPCFLFSILEKLHLCILYLFGLFMLAQEYGRRALRRIKPVGVGASVK
- the LOC100255632 gene encoding uncharacterized protein LOC100255632 isoform X2, coding for MPFCRVGHYQNAGDTGGNNGIGIYYRTYGHGPIKVLLIIGLAGTHDSWGPQIRGLTGTETPNDDDDSGADGRGPGEDGDGGCNGGIEVCAFDNRGMGQSFVPTKKSEYTTKIMAKDAIALMDHLGWRKAHIFGHSMGAMIACKLAATVPDRVLSLALLNVTGGGFECFPKLDRKTLSIAIRFLKAKTPEQRAAVDLDTHYTEEYLEEFIGPNTRRDILYQEYVKGISSTGMQSNHGFEGQINACWTHKMTKAELELIRTAGFLISVIHGRYDIIAQICHARRLAEKLQPCAKMIELHGGHLVSHERTEEVNQALLELINASETKISPHDWTNLTKETSVTWMSRRRTDADGGSSPCFLFSILEKLHLCILYLFGLFMLAQEYGRRALRRIKPVGVGASVK